The genomic window GATGGGACTGGCGAAGAGGTCGTTCGTCGCGGCTTGATTCGCGTTTCCCAGCATGTTTGCAGAATCTTTGGAGATCCTGTGAAGCATGCTAGAGGTCTCCGCGCTCGGGTGGATCGTGACCATCGGGGTCATCGTCGCCCTGCTCGCCCTCGATTTGACTCTCGGGGTGCTCCGTCCACACGTCGTCGGCTTCCGCGAAGCCGCCGGCTGGTCAATCTTCTACATCGCCGTCGCGATCGTCTTCGGTGTGGTCTTCGCGAACTTCGCCGGTTGGGATTACGGCACCGAGTACTTCGCCGGGTACATCGTCGAGAAGAGCCTGTCCGTCGACAATCTCTTCGTGTTCGTCATCATCATGACGACCTTCGCCGTGCCCGAGAAGTACCAGCAGGAAGTCCTCACCTTCGGCATCATCATCGCGCTGGTGCTGCGGGTGATCTTCATCGCGCTCGGTGCCGCCCTGCTCAACGCCTTCTCGTTCATGTTCCTGATCTTCGGCCTGATCCTGCTCTACACCGCGGTGCAGTTGTTCCGGCACCGCGACGAGGATCCCGACGTCGACGAGAACGCGCTCGTCAAGACGGCCCGCCGCTTCCTGCCCGTCACCGACGACTTCGTCGACGGCAAAATGATCACCAGGGTCGACGGCAAGCGCATGGTCACGCCGCTGTTCCTGACCTTGCTGGCGATCGGCGGCACCGACCTGCTCTTCGCGCTCGACTCGATCCCCGCGGTCTTCGGCGTCACCGACCAGGCATACATCGTCTTCGTCGCCAACGCCTTCGCGCTACTCGGCCTACGCGCCCTGTTCTTCCTGGTCAAGGGCCTACTCGACCGCTTGGTCTACCTGTCGACGGGCCTGTCGATCATCCTGGCCTTCATCGGTGTGAAGCTCGTCCTGCACTGGGCCCACAAGGACATCAACGAGGCGGTTCCCGAGGTCTCCACCCCGATCTCCCTGGGCGTCATCATCGGCATCCTGATCATCACCACGGTCGCCAGCCTGATGAAATCCAGCAAGGACCCATCCCTCAAGGCCCACCCCGGCAGCCTCCGGGCCTCCCCCGGCTCCGACAAACCCGCCAAGAAATAGCCCACCGCCACACGAGGGGGTCGCCACCCGGCGGCCCCCTACGCCCTTCCCCCAGCGGTACGAGTAATCAGCCCCGCCCGCTCAGCCGGTAGC from Actinoplanes derwentensis includes these protein-coding regions:
- a CDS encoding TerC family protein, whose protein sequence is MLEVSALGWIVTIGVIVALLALDLTLGVLRPHVVGFREAAGWSIFYIAVAIVFGVVFANFAGWDYGTEYFAGYIVEKSLSVDNLFVFVIIMTTFAVPEKYQQEVLTFGIIIALVLRVIFIALGAALLNAFSFMFLIFGLILLYTAVQLFRHRDEDPDVDENALVKTARRFLPVTDDFVDGKMITRVDGKRMVTPLFLTLLAIGGTDLLFALDSIPAVFGVTDQAYIVFVANAFALLGLRALFFLVKGLLDRLVYLSTGLSIILAFIGVKLVLHWAHKDINEAVPEVSTPISLGVIIGILIITTVASLMKSSKDPSLKAHPGSLRASPGSDKPAKK